The sequence ATAGCCGCGCGCGCAGGCAATTTCTCCGTTTCTCAGGGGCGTTTTCGCCATTTGGGCAAATAGAAAAGAGGTGGGTGGAGCACTGGAGCCGTAGAGGGAGGGCCATTTTCAAACCGGGGCCCACCGCGGGCCAATTCCTGCGTGATGCCCATACTGCCCCCCTGATCACTGATCGGCCACGCCACCACCGTTAGCCTGACGTGCGAAAGCGCGCAAGGTTACAAGACACAATTGAACTGTTGCGGCGCGTCACTGAGCTAAACTGCCTAAAAATTCAGCGTCATGGCTAGATCCAAAGCAGTGTCTGACCCATCGGAACGCCTGATGCTCAGAGTACACACTGCAAACTTCCAGAGTATGGAAATGATTTGAATCTGGCAAGCGGGCGGTGTCTATCTGGTTCGCTGACTGACAGGTGGGGCCTGACTGGGATGCAACCTCCTGTTTTTACTGCAAATGAATCTACGAGTGCGTATCTACCGTCAATCTTTGTTCTGGATGAAAGAGTGAAGAAGTTTTTTTTTCAAGTAGTGAGTTCAGGGTTCTGGTACACCCAAGTTTTAAACCAACTGTTCCTAAAATAAAAGGTTTTGAATTAGACGCCCATGCCAGACCAATATTTGCAtctattttgtactccctccgtcccaaaattcttgtcttagatttgtccaaaTACAGATGTAtgaagtcacgttttagtattaggtacatccgtatctagacaaatccaagacaagaatTTCGGGACGGAGGAGGAACCTTCGTTACTGGAGGAACTCTTTGGATGCCAGATGCAAAGGTTAGCTTCAGATTTTTACCAGCAAGCAGACCAAGGCGACAGGAGCATCGACTCCTTAAATACTGCACGTATGTAATGAGTACTGTACTGAACATCACACAAAGAAGCATCTTACTGTGTTGATTGAAGACTGTTACATATTCTACCTTCTACTCCCTCCGAGGACCATTCCTTATGTAATTAAAAGGTTATTCACGGAATTTAATATGTGCGGAGTCAGATCATTCATTTTCCCTGTTCTCGCTTTCAGGGTCCATGATTCCTGCACTTTCTGGGGCAAATGCAAAAGTTGGCCCCAGATTTTAACTGCAACTAGGCACACTTGCACATAGATACCACACCAAGATTACCAAAATGCCTCCACTTGCACAAAGCAATCATAGCAACCAGGCTTACCAAAATGCCTCCAGAATAGCATCTGGCCAACAGAAGAATTTTGAACATAACAACAGAAGTTGAAACTTCTACTACTAACAGGAAATTGCAAAGACGAATACGCAGGTTTATACATAATGACATATCCTAACGCGACGACCGACATGGAAAACATGGAAAATTACTGAATCACCTTATGAGAATGTCGTTTGCTTCCACTCAATGATGCAAACTGCCTACCAACCTATATTATTAAGCACAAAATATATGTAAAATTGCAGAGCTTGCAATGTCAGCAAGCACTAACGCGGTAATGCCTCACTTCCTCCGGGCCTCGAGTGCCTTCTTCAGCTCCTCGCTGGCATCATTCGGTCCACTGGCCACCAGCTCCTTCCCATTTCCATGGAGATCAGGCTTCACAGGGAAAGGATTTTGCAGAGGTGGCGACGTTGCCGGCATCCTTCGAGCGTCGCCCTTGCTGGGAACTGAGATAGCTCGGCTGGCCCCGATCTCAGCGCGCAGGCCCTCCACAGTGTGCCGCAGCATGATGCTCTCATCGTTCAGGGCCTCCAGCTGCCTCTTCATCAATGAGAATTCCTCTCCCTGGGCTATAGGCGCGCTCTTCCCCTTCTTGTCCTCTTCAGACTTCGGATGCCGGCGTGGTGTGTGCTCAATTGTGATCTTGTTCATGACGAGCAGCGGCAGCTTGCTGACGGCCAAGCTCCCCGCCTTCCGCCCGTATCCATCGTCAGCGAGCGCGGCCTTCAGCTCTGGTGGCACACGCAGCCCCCACTGGAACCTCAGGCTCGCCCTGTTCCACAGCGGCAGCATGCTCCTGGTCGTGAGGCGCATCCCGGACAGCAGCATGCCCACCCCTCCGCCGGTGGTCCCGGCGGCCGTGACGTCCGCCGCGAACCCGTTCCCGTTGAGGGAGAACTCCTTGTGGCCCTCATGGTCGTGGGCGTCGCCGTTGGTGAGGTCGGCCAGCTTGtggggcggcggcagcgcgggggTGTCGGGGACGGGCGGGGAGCGGACGGAGTTGGCGAGGGAGAAGTCGCCGAGCCGGGGCTTGAAGAGGAGCGAGAAGGCGGGCGGGTTGGAGGAGAGGAGGTTGAACTCCGCGGAGAGCGCGAGGGGGGCGCGGACGGGGGAGCCGAGCGCGCCGAGGCCCGTGCGGATGGAGAGCGCGAAGGGCTGGAGCGGGTCGTTGGGGCGGTAGGAGAGGCGGAGCCCCGGGCCGGTGGGGAAGGCGGTGGAGAGGTCGAAGCGGAGGTCCTCGGCATCGCCGCCGGCCGAGACGCCGGAGAGGAACGGCAGCCCGAGCACGCCGATGGGCACCTTGGCGCGCAGCAGCGGCCGGTCGTCGTCGCGGAACTTGATGGAGGCCTTCATAGTGAGGGAGggggtggctagggttagggttcgggggggCCGGGATGCGGGGATCTCCGCGATTCGGGGATGGGGAGGGAAAGGTCGCGGTGGACGGGGAGGTATTTGAACGGCGGGGGCCCGAGGGGAATCGGGGGCGGGGATCACGCCATTTCGGGTGCCGGAAGGggagtcgtcggcggcggcggtcgcggctGGTCTTAATTGGGGAGAGGACCGGAGGAGGATGAATGGAATTGAAACAAAATGGGTGGAGGCGGAACAGGATTGGGTTGGAGCTGGGACGGGCCGTTATTTTCTCTCCGTTTTACTCACCCACACGTTTTTACCGCTGATTTCGTCGAATTTTCCCTTTCCTTTCTCACTCATGTAAATCGGTGGAGCGAGTACTTTTTTTTGATTTTGCGATAAATGTACCAGATCAGTACCGCTCAGCATGGTTTGAATGTGTAACTGATCGTCCTCCTCGATGTCCTTGGATCCAACCTTCTGGGATGCGATTTACCTCACATTAACTAGCTCTGACTGACCCGGACGGTTCTTGTTGATACATTATGGTCATGATGAATTATTTGAATATAAAAAAACTTGCAGGGGAAAGATTATGCTTTAGGCCTGTTTGGGACTGCTTGCCTCCTTAAAATTCAGCTCCGCTTTAGAAAATGCAAGTCAAACGAGGTAGCTTCAAAATATGTCATGAAGATCTTGGTACATATGGAATGAGATTGTTCATGATAAGGTACCTCCACCCATTGATGTATCTCAACGGTTCTTTTGCACTTACTTCAGCATGCTCATGATGATTGATCGACATCCAGAAGAAGATGTGTTAAAAAAAAGAAGGATGTTTTATCATATGTGCATGGTTGTCCGCCACAAAGAATCTCCACAAGAGAGTTATTGTCGATGCACAAGTCCGATGAAAGCCTCCTTTGGATGGTTGGCCAAAGTTTAATGTAGACGTCTCATTTGTTCTCGCTGATGGACTTGAAGGAGCGCGTATGGTTTTGAGGGTCGCCATGTTGGGGGAGTGGGGGGTACCTTTAGCTCGTGTTAGTACTTATGCATTTGCTCAACCGCACTTGAGTCATAAATTGCAACGTGTCTTGAAAGTTTATCCTTGGCCGTACAATGGTGCACCACTTTGATTTTGATTAAAGCAGATTGTCTGAAATTAGTtaacactagtacaaaacagggctttcgttcgggtctggccagcccattagtcccggttcttcacgaaccgggacccatgggggcgaTTAGACCCGGTTCATGAGNNNNNNNNNNNNNNNNNNNNNNNNNNNNNNNNNNNNNNNNNNNNNNNNNNNNNNNNNNNNNNNNNNNNNNNNNNNNNNNNNNNNNNNNNNNNNNNNNNNNNNNNNNNNNNNNNNNNNNNNNNNNNNNNNNNNNNNNNNNNNNNNNNNNNNNNNNNNNNNNNNNNNNNNNNNNNNNNNNNNNNNNNNNNNNNNNNNNNNNNNNNNNNNNNNNNNNNNNNNNNNNNNNNNNNNNNNNNtgggcattggtcccggttcgtcttgatccatttgtcccggttctaggcacgaattGGGACCAATGGGTCACGCTCCTGGCCCAtagccattggtaccggttcatgccttGAACCGGTGTAGaaggggggctttagtcccggttcatgccacgaaccggggcaaataatttgcctatatatacccatcgccgcggcagagcactccacagtgctctgttttttcaagccggcgaggggagggcatttgggtgctctagttcacctcctatgcacatgaggtattcgatgaaatgcccgagctacactagttaagctttctcctctcgaagctcgacctcggagctctATTTTTcgcgagatttgtctagatttagcggtccgtcacgccccgtccccgttttcaccgccattgatcgcccgcgccgatctcgtcgccggcaccaccgtggtgagcctcttgttcttatcttctttctgattttcttactttagatagatacttgtctgattttcttactttagatagatatttgtctgattttcttacttttgacacacataattatatataatgcacgcagatgaaccggcaatggatgtatggtgacagacacacctccgagtatattaagggcgtgcataattttctcgaagtggctgaggcaaacaagcagaatggttttatgtgttgtccatgccctaaatgtgggaatacgaagtcttactctgaccgaaaaatccttcacacccacctgctttacaagggtttcatgtcaTACTATGATGTTTGGACGAgacacggagaaataggggttatgatggaagacggcgaagaagaagaggacgatgaaaactatgtgccccctgaatacggtgatgttgcaacggggggagctgctgaagatcaagaggaaccagatgatgtgcccgatgatgctgcaacgggggaagctgctgaagatcaagaggaaccagacaatgtgcccgatgatgatgatctctgccggtcattgtcgatgcaaggacgcaatgcgaaagtcaaaaggagaagctgaagttcgatcgcatgttagaggatcacaaaaaagggttgtaccccaattgtgaagatggaaacacaaagctgGGTATCATACTGgaattgctacagtggaaggcagagaatgctgtgcctgacaaaggatttgagaagctactaaaaatattgaagaagaagcttccaaaggataacgaattgcccgacagtacgtacgcagcaaagaaggtcgtatgccatataggattggaggtgcagaagatacatgcatgccctaatgactgcatcctctaccgcggtgcgtacgaggatttgaacgcatgcccggtaagtggtgcattgcggtataagatcagacgagatgaccctagtgatgttgacggcgagccccacaggaagagagttcctgcgaaggagatgtggtatgctcctataataccacggttgaaacgactattcagaaacaaagagcatgccaagttgatgcgatggcacaatgaggaccgtaagaaagacgggaagttgagagcacccgctgacacggcgcaatggagaaaaatcaagagagagtactgggctgagtttgcacatgacccaaggaacgtatggtttggtttaagcgtggatggcattaatcctttcggggagcagagcagcaatcacagcacctggcccgtgactctatgtatgtataaccttcctccttggatgtgcacgaagcggaagttcattatgatgccagttctcatccaaggccctaagcaacccggcaacgacattgatgtgtacctaaggccattagttaaagaacttttacagctgcggaatggaaacggtgtatgtgtgtgggatgagcacagacaggaggaatttaacctgcatgtgttgctgtttgtaaccatcaacgattggcccgctctcagtaacctttcaggacagacaaacaagggataccacgcatgcacgcaatgTTTAGCTGACACCcaaagtatatacctagacaaatgcaggaagaatgtgtacccgggccatcgtcgatttcttccgaccaaccattaatgtcgaaagaaaggcaagcatttcaaaggcgaggcagatcaccggaacaagcccgccatgcgtaccggtgatcacgtacttgctatggtcaatgatttacacgtaatctttggaaagggtcccggcggactagctgttccgagtgacgctaggggacacgcacccatgtggaagaaggaaTCTATATTtcgggacctaccctactggaaagacctagaggtccgctcttcgatcaacgtgatgcacgtgcgaagaacctttgcgtgaacctgataggcttcttgggcgtgtatgggaaaacaaaagatatagccgaggcacgggaggacctgcaacgtttgcacgaaaaagacggcatgcctccaaagcagtatgaaggtcctgccagctacgctcttaccaaagaagagaaggaaatcttctttgaatgcctgcttagtatgaaggtcccgactggcttctcgtcgaatataaagggaataataaatatgccagagaaaaagttccagaacctaaagtctcatgactgccacgtgattatgacgcaactgcttccggttgcattgagggggcttctaccggaaaacgtctgattagccattgtgaagctatgtgcattcctcaacgcaatctctcagaaggtgatcgatccagaaatcataccaaggctaaggagtgatgtggtgcaatgtcttgtcattttcgagttggtgttcccaccatccttcttcaatatcatgacgcgcgtcctagttcatctagttgacgagattgtcatttcgggccccgtatttctacacaatatgtacccttttgagaggttcatgggagtcctaaagaaatatgtctgtaaccgcgctaggccagaaggaagcatctccatgggccatcaaacagatgatgtcattgggttttgtgttgacttcattcttgaccttaagaagataggtctccctgaaTCGCAATATGAGGGGAgactaatgatacgtctccaacgtatctactttttcaaaaacttttgcccttgtttggactctaacttgcatgatttgaatgaaactaacccagactggcactgttttcaacagaactaccatgatgttgtttattgtgcagaaaacaaaagttcttggaatgacctgaaaatccacggagataagttttggaaaatataaaaaatactagcaaaaaaagaaggtcagggggcccacaccctgtccacgagggtagggggcgcgccctcccccctgggcacgcccccctatcttgtgggccccctggagctccgccgacctcaactccaactctatatattctgtctcgcggagaaaaaaaccagagaggaagtttcatcgcgttttacgatacggagccgccgccaagccctaatctctctcgggagggctgatctggagtccgttcggggctccggagagggggattcgtcgccatcgtcatcatcaaccatcctccatcaccaatttcatgatgcttaccgccgtgcgtgagtaattccatcgtaggattgctggatggtgatgggttggatgagatttaccatgtaatcaagttagttttgttagggtttgatccctagtatccactatgttctgagattgatgttgttatgactttgttatgcttaatgcttgtcactagggcccgagtgccatgatttcagatctgaacctattatgttttcatgaatatatgtgagttcttgatcctatcttgcaagtctatagtcacctattatgtgttatgatccgacaaccccgaagtgacaataatcgggatacttctcggtgatgaccatagtttgaggagttcatgtattcactatgtgctaatgctttgctccagttctctattaaaaggaggccttaatatcccttagtttccactaggaccccgctgccacgggagggtaggacaaaagatgtcatgcaagttcttttccataagcacgtatgactatatttggaatacatgcctacattccattgatgaactggagctagttctgtgtcaccctatcttatagctattacatgaggaatcgcatctgacataatcatccatcactaatccaatgcctacgagcttttcacatattgtgcttcgcttacttacttttccgttgctactgttacagtaactacaaaactattatctttacttttgctactgttaccaatACTATCATACTACTTGTTACTAAATACTtcactgcagatactaagttatccatgtgtggttgaattgaccactcaactgctaatacttgagaatattctttagctccccttgtgtcgaatcaataaatttgggttgaatactctaccctcgaaagttgttgcgatcccctacacttgtgggttatcaagactgattgctggcgccgttgccggggagcatagctctattctttgagtcacttgggatttatatctgttgatcactatgaggaacttgaaagacgaaagaaccaagattttgccctcaactacgaggggaggtaaggaattgccatctagctctgcactagattctccttctcttattagtaagtttgcgacacctaaacctgctactgccatgaattctgatatgtcacatgttattgatgatgccacttctgctatgcatgatacttatgatgaaactacttctgtgcgtgatactactgtgccattcggtgaatttcttgatgaacaacttgctagggttagagagaatgaaattattgaagatgctattactgatgatagtgatgatgaaagttctccccctgattatgaattacatgttgttcctgagggttatgttatgaatgaggaagctactagagctatttttgcttgcaatggtagatatgatcttaagaagttattagctaaatggaagcaacaatcccttaatgctagaatgaaacctgaccctgcttacttcacctatctgtgttactgataaggattatgaattctctgttgatcctgaaataattactttggttgaatctgatcctttttatggccttgaatctgaaactgttgtggcacatcttaccaagttaaatgatatagccatcctatttactaatgatgagaagtctcgctattattatatccttaagatatttccattctcattaaaggatgatgctaaaacttggtttaattctcttgatcatggttgtgtgcgtagtccccaggatatgatttattacttctctgctaaatatttccctgctcataagaaacaagctgccttgcgggaaatatataattttgtgcaaatcaaagaagagagtctcccacaagcttgggggaggcttctccgattacttaatgctttgcctgatcatcctcttaagaaaaatgaaatacttgatatcttttataatggactaactgatgcttccaaggactacttggatagttgtgctggttgtgttttcagggaaagaacagtcgaccaatctgaattactattgaacaatatgttgactaatgaaaataattggactcttcctgagccaattcctgaaccaattgagccaagtgctagaagaagaagtctataaaatgcttggtactaaatctttgaatgatgagcatgattgcaatgttgttagtatgaactctttgaatatccatagtactaatgatgattgcactagttatgatgaaaatatctcttataagcatgtcaatttttgtggagtagattgggtttgcaagtacacaccaaatagggaaaatagatattgcaagaggcataagtatttagaaactaaagggttgcaagaaagtcttgatgtttgtgctaaaaaattcaatatttttcgcgccccttgtgaactttgcaatgaacatggtcatttaaatctccaatgcaaattgtttcatgatcgagtcgtgtccaaaaattgtgataacttgattacccttaagcatcataaagagcttagtcttcttttggggtatgaagaaatgaaacatataactgagggtattccaaaatatAATCTTTATAGatgtcttgattttgatctagagaagatttatttgtattgtgcggtgaattgcattgaaaatccttgtattgccaattacctaaagaaaataaagcaaTTAGAAGattaagagaatactaatgaaagggaagagacttcccaatatcctcctattatttcttatgatgaatcaggtaacgaggaggagctttctattcaaccaatctcatcaataaggagctcaaagaagaaggttgaacccacacataatgtgaagaagaagaagaaaagaaggagcaagaaaggtaaaaaggtatctctaccaaatgatgttgctcctactactcattgtgatgatgataattgctatactattagtGTTATccgtactattaatgatgagagtgattatgcttatgatatgaaaaggcccaatcttggggaagctatgtttgatgaggctgaaatatttgagaatatatttgctacaattaatgtttgtcccaagcttgggatgctatgtttaatgaagatgatattttttgcctcccaagttttgatatgcaaagttgttatgatgatagcatgcctcttacctatgatgattatattgatgaaagtgggtttggaagagtgtcaactttaagaagtagtgatcccactattttggaggatgttgaattttattgtgatgaatatgaaagtggatttggaagagtgtcaactttatttagtgatgattccactatcttgggagaggtctcaatcgattatgatgagaacgaagttgctacttatgatgattattgtgatgaaacttatgctataaaaagtagtgatgattatatttataaaacttgtcatgattatgattaccctttttctgaacattactcttttaatgtggaaacaatttatagattcaagtctcttatgatactcccactccgaatgagaagaaatttgcttatgtggagagtagtaaattttctatgcttgtagatcatcaaaaaatgctttaggtgctggtcatattgttgaattcattcatgatgctacagaaaattattatgagggaggaacatatgcttgtaggaattgcaataatgtcaagttttctctctatgtgcttaaagttttgaagttatgcttgttttgccttcctatgctagttgattattgttctcataagttgttttctcacaaattccctatgcataggaagtgggctaaacttaaatgtgctagtcatatgcttcatgatgctcccgttatgtttcagttcttattttttatgtgagcatcatatcatcatgcctagctaggggcgttaaacgagagcgcttgttgggaggcaacccacctTATTCTTGTTTAtcactttttgttcctgtttagtaataaataattcatctatcctcttgttagatgtggtttcatgttttaattagtgtttgtgccaagtagaacctttgggaagacttgggtgaagtttttatgatcttgctgtaaaaaacagaaactttagcgctcacgagaatagctgcaatgttttactggagagagattttaggttgattcgtttttctgatgattaatagacaaattcctaaggtccaccaatttatttcagaattttttgagttccataagtatacgtttgatacagattactacagactgttctgttttctatgtgttgtttgcttattttgatgaatctatgagtagtatcggagggtatgaaccatagagaagttagaataaagtagatattacaccaatatgaatttataatgagttcacaacagtacctaagtggtgatttattttcttatactaacggagcttacgagttttgttttgattttgtgtggttgaagttttcaagttttgggtaaagattcgatggactatggaataaggagtggaaagagcctaagcttggggatgcccaaggcacaccaaggtaaaattcaagtacaaccaaaagcctaagcttggggatgccccggatggcatcccctctttcgtcttcgttcatcggtaactttacttggagctatatttttattcaccacatgatatgtgttttgcttggagcgtcattttatcttgttagtatttgctcgctgttatttagaataatgtcttgcatctttattttcaataaaaatgtcaaggatagcctttaccatgcttattttgctagtatacatgttgctgtttgaaaacagaaagtttaccgctgttgcaaaaattccctaggaaaGTCAGAGAGTTATATaaagttgaatctttttgcatggTGAGCTCCGATAAACCTTATACATCATAATAtttttatcataatttttggagttaggtaagtatgatgaatcttgcattctttacagactatactgttttggcagattgttgttatgtttgcattgtttgcatatgtttgcttgtttaatgattctatttgaggataggagtattaaatatgcagaggcatttagtatgcaatgttgaataataattttagtgattttttacagtagaaaatgataaggttttgcattggtttatactaacttatctcacgagttcttgttgagttttatgtggatgaagcttttgataaaaagagaaaccatgatatgagaggaattaaggagacacaaaagctcaagcttggggatgcccaaggcaccccaagataatatttcaagaagtctcaagcatctaagcttggggatggcccggtaGGCATCTCACCTTTCTTCTACAACAAtcattggttagtatcggttgagcttaagtttttgcttcttcatatgagttgtgctatccttgcaatgtcattttattttgatttgcttgttgttagaataaaataccaagatctgaaattcttaaatgagagagagtcttcacatagctacataattatttagctactcattgatcttcacttatatctttttggagtagtttgtcatttactcatgtgattcacttatatcctatgagtaaatggttgaatgagttgaatgtcataaatctgaa comes from Triticum aestivum cultivar Chinese Spring chromosome 5B, IWGSC CS RefSeq v2.1, whole genome shotgun sequence and encodes:
- the LOC123112419 gene encoding uncharacterized protein, giving the protein MKASIKFRDDDRPLLRAKVPIGVLGLPFLSGVSAGGDAEDLRFDLSTAFPTGPGLRLSYRPNDPLQPFALSIRTGLGALGSPVRAPLALSAEFNLLSSNPPAFSLLFKPRLGDFSLANSVRSPPVPDTPALPPPHKLADLTNGDAHDHEGHKEFSLNGNGFAADVTAAGTTGGGVGMLLSGMRLTTRSMLPLWNRASLRFQWGLRVPPELKAALADDGYGRKAGSLAVSKLPLLVMNKITIEHTPRRHPKSEEDKKGKSAPIAQGEEFSLMKRQLEALNDESIMLRHTVEGLRAEIGASRAISVPSKGDARRMPATSPPLQNPFPVKPDLHGNGKELVASGPNDASEELKKALEARRK